A genomic window from Candidatus Bathyarchaeota archaeon includes:
- a CDS encoding acyltransferase — translation MGKKSNPDGECLSIPVNLIRTFAIVLVILFHAATETTPVTNLSASEALELKLARDIYNSISQPGVPLFLMLSGALLLQPTKLDESLGVFFKKRAIRIGPPFLFWGIIYFLWRIYVNGEVLTTEAVLQGALNGPYFHFWYFYALIGIYLLTPVLRIMVTYIDRKTFTFLAILWFLGTAVVPLIGLFGAYQLSGNVFILTGWVGYFLLGAYALKVHIRSRVLFILLFLGFVYTTIGTYFAGLILGPEYGHFFVSCYSFSMIGISLTLFMLLTNISVKTIETKIPFIKSLLTIIGQNTIFIFLFHVMVLQSLQMGFFGFRISITTMNPFIEVPLITAVTLLICIAVVYPLQKIPVINKIIGSSTTSYDKRKAPKNSINNSKSEDILS, via the coding sequence ATGGGAAAAAAAAGTAATCCGGATGGAGAATGCCTTTCGATTCCCGTGAACCTTATTCGAACTTTTGCAATAGTATTAGTAATCTTATTTCATGCTGCAACAGAAACAACTCCAGTAACTAATTTGTCTGCATCAGAAGCATTGGAACTAAAGTTAGCAAGAGACATATACAATTCAATTTCTCAACCTGGAGTCCCATTATTTCTTATGTTAAGTGGAGCCTTACTTTTACAACCAACCAAACTGGATGAATCCCTTGGAGTTTTCTTTAAAAAAAGAGCAATAAGAATAGGGCCACCATTCCTGTTTTGGGGAATCATATATTTTTTGTGGCGCATCTACGTTAACGGTGAAGTACTTACCACAGAAGCTGTTTTGCAGGGCGCTTTGAATGGCCCTTACTTTCATTTTTGGTATTTTTATGCATTAATTGGAATATACTTGCTTACTCCAGTTTTACGCATAATGGTAACTTACATTGACAGGAAAACTTTCACGTTCTTAGCAATATTGTGGTTTTTAGGCACCGCAGTTGTTCCCCTAATAGGTTTATTTGGTGCATACCAGCTCAGCGGCAACGTTTTCATATTAACAGGCTGGGTAGGTTACTTTCTTTTAGGGGCGTATGCATTAAAAGTTCACATACGTTCAAGGGTTCTTTTCATTTTGCTATTTTTGGGTTTTGTATACACAACCATTGGAACTTACTTTGCAGGTTTAATCTTGGGACCAGAATATGGCCATTTCTTTGTTTCTTGCTACAGTTTTAGCATGATTGGAATTTCACTCACGTTGTTTATGTTGTTAACAAACATTTCCGTTAAAACTATAGAAACAAAGATTCCTTTCATCAAATCCTTATTGACCATAATTGGTCAAAATACTATTTTCATTTTCCTGTTTCATGTGATGGTTTTACAATCGTTACAAATGGGCTTTTTTGGTTTCAGGATAAGCATAACAACAATGAATCCTTTCATAGAAGTACCCCTAATCACGGCAGTTACATTGCTAATTTGCATAGCAGTGGTTTATCCGTTGCAAAAAATCCCGGTAATCAATAAAATAATTGGTTCATCCACCACCAGCTATGACAAAAGAAAAGCCCCAAAAAACTCAATAAACAACAGTAAAAGCGAAGACATACTTTCATAG
- a CDS encoding ABC transporter ATP-binding protein — protein MSEPIIQTHQLTKQYGEFTAVNQLEISINEGEIVGFLGPNGAGKTTTLLMLMGLSVPTSGTAKVGGYNVVEQSKQVRQIAGMMPEGSGYYEDLTARQNLRYIGQLNEIPKEKLEKRIDELLEDVNLTNWADTKVEKYSRGMKQRLGISEVLIKNPKVAFFDEPTIGLDPKATKELRDILLRLNKEQGLTIFLSSHLLYEVQQICQRVLIIRKGKLVASDTISNLSNSFAGKKSGSLEFELTKIDSDLIRKLENVEGVSSVEQQKHKLFVNMENGKSREISETITKHGSTILIMRPKVFSLEEIFLDFYKEDN, from the coding sequence TTAACAAAACAATATGGCGAGTTTACGGCTGTTAACCAACTGGAGATTTCTATCAATGAAGGAGAAATTGTAGGTTTTCTTGGTCCAAATGGAGCCGGAAAAACTACAACCCTTCTTATGCTGATGGGTCTTTCGGTGCCTACTTCGGGTACTGCTAAAGTAGGGGGTTATAATGTTGTTGAACAATCAAAACAAGTAAGACAGATTGCAGGAATGATGCCCGAAGGATCAGGTTATTATGAAGACCTGACAGCAAGACAGAATCTTCGGTATATTGGTCAACTTAATGAAATCCCTAAAGAGAAACTAGAAAAACGAATTGATGAACTGCTAGAAGATGTAAACTTAACCAATTGGGCAGACACAAAAGTTGAAAAGTATTCTAGAGGAATGAAACAGAGACTAGGAATTTCAGAGGTTCTAATCAAAAATCCTAAAGTTGCGTTCTTTGATGAACCAACTATTGGTTTAGACCCCAAAGCAACCAAAGAATTACGGGATATTCTTTTGCGGTTAAACAAGGAACAAGGTCTTACTATTTTCTTGTCATCTCACTTATTATATGAAGTTCAACAAATCTGCCAACGAGTACTTATTATTCGTAAAGGAAAACTTGTGGCTTCTGATACAATAAGCAACTTATCTAATTCTTTTGCGGGAAAGAAGTCAGGCAGTCTCGAGTTTGAGTTAACAAAAATAGACTCAGACCTGATTAGAAAACTTGAAAATGTTGAAGGGGTGTCTTCCGTTGAACAACAGAAGCATAAACTGTTTGTTAATATGGAAAACGGCAAGTCTCGCGAAATTTCAGAAACTATCACGAAACATGGTTCAACAATTTTGATAATGCGACCAAAAGTGTTCAGTTTAGAGGAAATATTTCTGGATTTTTACAAGGAGGATAACTAA
- a CDS encoding ABC transporter permease, translating to MKSILTICRKELSDHLGSRRYLLLFALIVVLSLLSAYTGADYIRDNPNVSFTNIFSGSMDSSFSFIYLMVLFGPIIGLALGFDAINRERTRGSLSVILSQPIFRDNIITGKFLAGVAALALLTISTVGIITGVAIPLLGFGPGLDEVLRIGMFALLSILYLSIWLAVGLLFSTLTKNTTTSILASISTWLLFSILMTVIASMVANAVIPVELPEGFQAMTRTVDTPRNWTAGGMGGFTSTIDITQMQDYMNAQEDNANLQSAIESISPTYLYEEAAQSLLGVTQGGFGQSGNPFQALDTTQSAVSSWPQVTVLSVLLIGCFAASYMLFLRQEIRAGG from the coding sequence ATGAAGAGTATACTTACTATATGTCGAAAAGAGCTTTCAGACCATCTTGGAAGTAGACGTTACCTTCTGTTGTTCGCTTTAATTGTGGTTTTATCCCTTTTATCTGCGTACACTGGTGCTGACTACATTAGAGATAACCCAAATGTTAGTTTTACAAACATATTTTCTGGCTCAATGGATAGCAGTTTTTCTTTCATATACTTGATGGTGCTGTTTGGTCCAATAATTGGATTAGCCCTAGGGTTCGATGCTATAAATCGAGAGAGAACAAGAGGAAGCCTTTCAGTTATTCTTTCTCAACCAATATTCAGAGATAACATAATAACTGGCAAATTTCTTGCAGGTGTTGCAGCTCTTGCATTGTTAACAATAAGCACTGTTGGAATAATAACTGGTGTAGCAATTCCTCTGTTGGGATTTGGTCCCGGACTTGACGAAGTTTTGCGAATAGGAATGTTCGCGTTGCTTTCAATACTTTATTTATCTATTTGGCTTGCAGTTGGTCTTCTGTTTTCCACGCTTACTAAGAACACAACAACATCTATTCTCGCATCAATTTCTACTTGGTTGCTATTTTCAATTCTTATGACTGTTATTGCTTCAATGGTAGCCAACGCAGTTATCCCTGTTGAATTGCCTGAAGGTTTCCAAGCAATGACCCGAACCGTAGATACGCCACGGAACTGGACTGCTGGAGGCATGGGCGGTTTTACTTCAACGATTGATATAACACAAATGCAAGACTACATGAATGCTCAAGAAGACAATGCTAATCTTCAATCGGCTATAGAATCAATTTCGCCAACATACCTATACGAAGAAGCCGCTCAATCTTTACTGGGAGTAACACAAGGTGGATTTGGTCAAAGCGGAAACCCGTTCCAAGCTTTAGACACAACTCAAAGCGCAGTATCGAGCTGGCCACAGGTAACAGTACTATCAGTACTTCTAATCGGATGCTTTGCAGCGTCATATATGCTGTTCTTACGACAAGAAATCAGAGCAGGAGGTTAA